Genomic segment of Grus americana isolate bGruAme1 chromosome 31, bGruAme1.mat, whole genome shotgun sequence:
TACCTTCACGCTCACGTGCTGTAACCAGCCAGCCAGATGGTGACTTGACTGTTGGCTTGGGGACACTCAGGGACTGGATCAGGGACTGGATGAGGCCCGTGGGCTGCTAGGGGCCCTGGTTCTGAACCCCGGTCACTCTGGAGGAGGAAAATCCCCATCGCCTGCCGACCTGGTGGTGGTTTGTTCCCGTAGCTCTCCCCGAGACCATTTGGCTCGGCCCGGAGACACGGCAGGGAACAGGCTTCCTGCGCCTATCAGAGGTTCTGGTGCTGGGCTTCCCTTGGCAAGTCCTCCACGACTGGATTTGTTCTGGAGACTGCTTACGCCGAGTGCTCTGGTGTGTAACTTTCCCTAATGTGGGGCCTCCACCTTTTTTTATAATGCTCTGCAGCTTGGAAATGCCCAAAGATGAGCTGCCAAACCACAACTGCATCAAGCATTTAAGATCCGTAGTGCAACAGCAGCAGACGAGAATCGCCGAGCTGGAGAAGACCTCGGCAGAGCACAAGCATCAGCTGGCCGAGCAGGTAGGTCCGTGCGTGCGAGGGGGCTGTCACACAGCAGGGTCTCTCACGGGGAAGGGTCCATCTCGCCTGCTGGGACACCAAACGCCAAAAAAAGCTTTGTGGATGAAGAAAGTGGCCGCGGAACAGCCCATGCTGAGCGCAGCCGGGACTCTGCTGCCCAGCTGACGGGCAGGGACGTGTTACTCCCCTCTGCCGCGCTGGGGTCTGGTTCCGTGGCGTGGGGTCGCGGTGCTGACTCCTTTTTGCAAACCCCGCTGTGTCCTGCCTGTTGTAGAAACGGGACATCCAGCTGCTGAAGGCCTACATGCGCGCCATCCGCAGCGTCAACCCCAACCTGCAGAACCTGGAGGAGACAATCGAATACAATGAGATCCTGGAGTAAGTGCTGGTCCTCATGCTGATTGGGGAGGAGCTGGGGACCCCCACGTCGGGGCACGAGTGGAGCTGGGACTCTGCCGCCTTCGCCGACGGATTTGGGAGGGGGTGAGGCGCCTTCCGAGGCAAAGGCGCAGTTTGAGAAGAAAACGCTCCCCAAAAGCGAGAGGGCAGTTGCTGGGGGGGCGGCACGTGAGCTCCTTGCACAATGGGTTCAGACCGTTTTTATTCTTCCACCTGCATCCTGCCCGCTCGCAGGAAGCTGCCAGATTCCTTCCTCCTCGTGAGAAAGGCCGGAGGAAGCGGCTTCTCCTCTCgtcctttcttcccctccctctgggGAGGGAACGGCGGAGCCGAACGCCGCAGCTGGGTCCCGTCTGGGGGTGAAACAGGAGGGGTGGGTGGGCAAACGGAGGCATTCCCCATCCAGCCTTGCTCCTCCATTCCGGTGGGAACCGCCAAAAACGGACGGTGCTGACCACTCGTCCCTTTGTCTGTCACCAGGTGGGTGAACTCCCTGCAGCCGGCCCGGGTGACGCGGTGGGGTGGAATGATCTCCACGCCGGACGCGGTGCTGCAGGCCGTCATCAAGCGTTCGCTGGTGGAGAGCGGTTGCCCCACGTCCATCATCAACGAGTTGATCGAGAACGCCCACGAGCGGAACTGGCCGCAGGGCTTGGCCACGCTGGAGACCCGCCAGATGAACCGGCGGTACTACGAGAACTATGTGGCCAAGCGCATCCCCGGCAAGCAGGCCGTGGTGGTGATGGCCTGCGAAAACCAGCACATGGGCGAGGACATGGTGCTAGAGCCGGGACTGGTGATGATATTTGCACACGGAGTGGAGGAAATTTAAGGACTTGCAAAGAGAAAACGCTTCGTGCTGacgagggagaggagggggaaggcgCAGAGGTGGAGACCGGGCGTAGCCGGTCAAAACTGCTGGTGTTCCCTGGTCACCGACATGGTTTTCTTAGGGCACCGTTCCCTCGAACCTCTTGCTTCCTAGCTGAAACGATTAAACGCCTCTGGTAAATACTACTCAAACCCTTGGCCCAGCGGTGAGCACGCACTGCGGCCCCTCCACGTTCGCCCCTTGCAGATCAGCTTCCCCGTTCGATGTCTTTCAAGGAGAGAAGGAGCAACCGCTCCACCTGTTCTGCCGGACTCCTCAGACTCCTCGGGCTCCCAAAGCCCGGCTCCTGGTCCAGCCCAAACCTGAAGGCCCAGCTCAGCTCTTGCTGTGGACTGACCCCGCGGCCAAATCCTCCTTGggctttctctccctctctcgaTTTTCCTCCTCGCTCTGCGGCATCTCTCCGCCGCCGTTTCCCCGAGCCTTGCCTCCGACCACGCAGCACGGCAGCAGCGGGGTCCGCTCCCCCCCTCCTGTGGGCTGGAGAAGGGGCTTGGCTGGGGGGAGCCCCCGAATTGGGTGCCGTCACCCGGAGCCAAACCAGCTGCGACCGAGCCCCCGGCGCACACCGAGGGCTTGGGGGGGACTCGGGGCTGGGGACCGGCCTTTCCCCCGCCGTGGTGCCCTGCCGCCCTCGAGCCCCTCTCTCCGTGcatgccccagccctgctcctccccgGGGGGGACGGATCCCCATGCTTCTCCCCCCCCAGGCGTCTCCCCCCCGAGACGCCGTCCCGCCTTCGTTTGCCAGTGCTtggctctgctttttctgctgttactgGTGTTACTTTTCAGACACTTGTGACTCtggttctgtattttttttgtactttttttggccttttcttgttttttatttccccctcccccttttattttattttttgaagtacCGTGGACAGGCACCTCAGAACCTGCTTACGTTTACTTGTTGGGAActtaatttatttgcatttgttttgttgttttttacaGTACTTTCTCCTCCGGTGTCTGTACTGCTCGGATCTGGCCGCGGCTCGGTCTGGTGCCCAGCCGGGCTGGCGGGAGGCAGGGATTTAAGTGATCAATAAACGGCATTCTGGTTGCTTTATCAGTGTCCCGGTGCCTTGGGGGTCTGCGCCtgctccccaaaacccctcGCTGGGGAGGCCACGGGGGTGTTTGACAAAGGGGCTCAATCCCACGTGAAAATGGGTGGTTTTGGGGCATCCTCCCCCTTTCAAGGGGGCTGCGCTGGCCACGGGGTCGCTGAAATCAATAAACACCTTTCCCAGGCGCTGCTGCCACGGTGCTCTCTGGATGGGGACCCTCCCTGGGAGGGATGGACCCCCATCACGGGGCTCCCAGGGGGCGGCCGAGGGTCCCGGGGGGCTCCAGCCGCGGGTGTTGTTCCCTGTGCCCGGCTCTGGGGTGGTGCCCCAAAAGGactaacacccccccccccagagccccgctgcccccgccgTTAAAAGAGCGGGTACGGGGGTGCGAGGCCCCCAACGTGTCACCGgcctcccccgccccgcggcggcCCCGTTCGAGGCGGCCCCGGGAGTCCGCGCAAAAACGGAGCTGGCGTCACGGACAGGATTCGAACCTGTGCGGGGAAACCCCATTGGATTTCGAGTCCAACGCCTTAACCACTCGGCCACCGTGACTCCCGCGCCACCCTGCCCCGCGCTCCGCCTAGACCGGGCCCCgtcgccgcccgccccgccccgcctccGCCCCGCCCATCCCCTCCCGGTGCGCTGCGCCCGGGCTCATACCGTTTCCCCGCCCCTCCCGGTGCCACGCCGCCGGTCCCGGTCCCGTtcacgcacacacacccccccccgccccggggggcCACCCAACCGGTCCGGCTTCCCCGTAGAGGGAGCGTCACCGAGCTCCCGACCCGGCAGGTGGCACCGCGGCCCGGTCGCACCGGTAACCGAGCGGGCAACGTTCGCTTAACGCAGGGCGGGCGGGACAACGCGGCGCGCCCCGGGGCCGGCAGGGGGCGGTAGagcgggcgcggcgcggggcggggccggcagGGGGCGGTAGagcgggcgcggcgcggcgcggcgggaggcggcccggcccgctcgAAGATGGCGGTGCGGAAGAAGGACGGCGGCCCCAACGTCAAGTACTACGAGGCCTCGGACACCGTCAGCCAGTTCGACAACGTCCGCCTCTGGCTCGGCAAGAACTACAAGAAGGTaggccgcggcggggggcggaGGGAGCCGACACCGGCCCCCACCCCACCGGGCCCGGCCTGTcacggccccgccgccgccatcgcCGCCCCCGCCACCCCCCACACCCAACTCCCCCCACCCGGGCCtgggcccggccccggcggcggcgctgacccccccccctcgcccccacAGTACATCCAGGCCGAGCCCCCCACCAACAAGTCGCTGTCGAGCCTGGtggtgcagctgctgcagttccAGGAGGAGGTCTTCGGCAAGCACGTCAGCAACGCGCCCCTCACCAAGCTGCCGGTGAGCCCCCGTCGGGCCCGGGCACCGGGGTGCGGGCAGCCGGCGGCACGGacgggatggggacggggacacggtGGGCCGGGGGGCTGCGTCCCGGCAGAGGACGTGGCCCAGCGACACGCGGGAACCTGGGGACAAGGCCTCGAGCAGGGACAGCGCCCCAAAGACACGGGGAGAGCACCCCAGTGAgccggggccagcaccccaatgGCGTGGGGACaaggctgggcagggacagctccccAAAGACCCAGGGAAAAGACCCCAGAGACCCGGGGATAAGGCCCCAAAGACCCAGGAAAAAGACCCCAAGCAAGGACAGCGCCCCAGTGACCCGGGGACaaggctgggcagggacagtGCCTGCGTGACCCGGGGACAAGGCCCTTAAAAACCTGGGGACAAGACCCCAGTGACCCAGGGACCAGGCCCCAGGCAGGGACAGACCCCCAAAGGCGCGGGGACAGCGCTTGACCACGGACAGCACCGTGACCCGGGACAGTGCCCCAGTGCGGGACAGCAGCCTGGTCGGGGACGGTGCCCCAGTGTCCTGCAGACGATGACACTTGTGCATGgtcctgctgggagctgcccccCAAACAGGGTCTGTGCCCCAACAGCCAGGGGACGGTGTCCCACCAGGGACGGTGTCCCACCAGGGCCAGCACCCCCACACTGGGACACGGCCCCGACCACGGACAGCGCCCCAAGGACCCGGGAACACCTTATGGACCTGGGGACACCGcctgggggaccccagggcAGCACCCCATGGACTTGGGGACAGTGCCCTGACACAGGGACAGAGCCCAACGAGGGGATGGCACCCCGACAAGGGCATGGCACCCCGACAGGGGATGGCACCCTGCCCAGGTCCCCACCACAGCAGGGACGCAGCCCACCCCCTGCAGCCGCCCCCCCTGACCCCTTTCCTTCCGTTACAGATAAAATGCTTCTTGGATTTCAAGGCGGGAGGAGCCCTGTGCCACATCCTGGCAGCGGCCTATAAATTCAAGAGCGACCAAGGATGGTGAGCGCCTGCCTGTGCCcatcggggctggggggcctGGGAGCGGGAGGGGGCCGGGGTGGGGGTCACAGGGCcaggggtgtgtggggggggtccccttCCCTCCATGGGAGCGCCCTGGggtggccttggccaggggctgCATGGGGGTGGGCTGGTTGTAGGGCACCCACCTCCATAGCAAGTAGGTGCCGGGgcatgtccccccccccaccgtgGACCCCTGATGGGGTTCAGGCgcgtgttccccccccccacccccccaggcTTTGGATGCTGATGAGGAGACCTGAGCTGTGGCTTTCATGAGAGTCGCTCTTTTCTTCCAATAAGGCGGCGTTTCGATTTCCAGAATCCCTCGCGGATGGACCGCAACGTGGAGATGTTCATGACCATCGAGAAATCCCTGGTACAGGTAAGATgcgctgcccctgccccccctgccccgggacTCCCCCTGTCTCCCACCTGCTCACTGCTCCGCTCTCCTTCCCCAGAACAACTGCCTGGCCCGGCCCAACATCTTCCTGCACCAGGAGATTGAGCCCAAGCTGCTGAGCAAGCTGAAAGACATCGTCAAGAGGCACCAGGTCGGTGGCAGCGCCAGGGTGGGGGGCAACGGGGTGGGGGCCCGTCCTGGCACTCAGCCCTGGACCCGCTCCCCTCGCAGGGCACAGTGACCGAGGACAAGAGCAACGCGTCCCACGTCGTCTGCCCTGTCCCCGGGAACCTGGAGGAAGGTGGGTGCAAAAGGGGGAGCCCCTTGCTCCGAGCACATGGCGAAACGCCAGGCGTGGGGAGGTGTTCGGGGGGGCAGAGCCGTGCTCGGCATCACGGGCGGCTCTCGGTGGGACAGCGGGTCCGTGCTCAGTGCCGACCCCGCTCCGTGCCTCCCGCAGAGGAGTGGGTCCGGCCGGTCATGAAGCGCGACAAGCAGGTCCTGCTGCACTGGGGCTACTACCCCGACAGGTGAGGGGTCCCGGCGGGGGCTGTGGGGACGCGGCTGAAGCCCGATGGAGCCCCCCATGCCTGTGGGGCACCCACAGCGCTGCGGGTGCCGCGCTCACCCCATCCCTCTGCACCCGCAGCTACGACACCTGGATCCCCGCCAGCGAGATCGAGGCCTCTGTGGAGGACGCCCCGACACCAGAGAAGCCCCGGAAGGTAACGGGGTCCCCCAGGCTGGGATGGcggctgtgccccccccccccccatcccctgcctgcTGGCTGCCTGACGCACCCACGCCCCTGCCCGGCAGGTCCATGCCAAGTGGATCCTGGACACGGACACCTTCAACGAGTGGATGAATGAGGAGGACTATGAGGTGACGGATGAGAAGAGCCCTGTTGCCCGCAGGAAGAAGATCTCGGCCAAGACGCTGACGGACGAGGTCAGAGCAGAGCGGCAAAGCCGTGGGGGGGGatgatgctggggggggtcTCTGCTCGGCCATCCCACTCGGTTGAACCCAGCgacctccctgtcccccccaggTTAACAGCCCTGATTCAGACCGGCGGGACAAGAAGGGGGGCAACTACAAGAAGCGAAAACGCTCGCCCTCCCCCTCACCCACCCCGGAGGCCAAGAAGAAGAATGCGAAGAAGGGGTgagcctgggctggggggggggcagcggggctggatCCAGcccggggctgtggggagcccGGTCCCCAGGCTGCAGTGGTGACGGGGATGCGGGGTGCCTCCCTTCGCAGACCCTCCACCCCCTACAACAAATCCAAGCGTGGGCACCgtgaggaggagcaggaggaccTGACGAAGGACATGGACGAGCCCTCACCTGTCCCCAACGTGGAGGAGGTCACCCTGCCCAAGACAGGTCAGGGTGGGGGGCAGTAGCCCCCCTGTGGGGTCCGTCTCCCCCCACGAGcgtgggctgggctggggacctGTCCTCGGGGTGCTCAGCGCTGCTTGCCTCCACTGCAGTCAACACCAAGAAGGACTCGGAGTCTGCGCCTGTCAAGGGGGGCACCATGACGGACCTGGGTGAGTCCGAGCTGCCGGGGCCGAGTGCCGCGACAGGTCCCGTGGCACCACAGACCCGGCGGTGCCCAAAACCACCCTGCTGTCCTCTCTTCCAGACGAGCAGGAAGATGAGAGCATGGAGACAGCTGGCAAGGTGAGGCCCGGGgccgtccccccctccccagcccaacACTCCTCCAGGGAAGacgtttccccccccccgccgtcgTGGGTGGTCGCCTCTTTATCCCTCTTTCCTTGCCCCTCTTTTGGGTACAAAAAGGCCCCTTTCTgcccttcccctcacccctggGGCTGCAAACGGCTTTGCCACGGGCTATTGGCCTCATCCTGCTCTTGGTGAGGATGAAGAAGGGTGCAAAAGGGATGCTCAGGACCCCCTCACCCATGCGGTGCTGGTCTCTGGCAGGACGAGGAGGAGAACGGCACCGGGAGCAAGGGGGAGCAGGCCAAGAACCCCGACCTGCACGAGGACAACGTGACGGAGCAGACCCACCACATCATCATCCCCAGCTACGCCGCCTGGTTCGACTACAACAGGTAAGGGCGAGCCGAGGACGAGGATGGTGCCGCCGGGCGCCAGCCGGACGGCGCGGGGCTGCCGTGCCGTGCCCTCCCCAAGCGTCTCGTCTTGCAGCGTCCACGCCATCGAGCGCCGAGCCCTACCCGAGTTCTTCAACGGCAAGAATAAATCCAAGACCCCCGAAATGTGAGGCCGAACCCTTTCCCTTCGCCGTCCTTCCTGGTGCTGGCGGGGCCGCTGCCGGCGCTGACGCCTCGCCCATCTCCTCCAGATACTTGGCTTACCGCAATTTCATGATCGACACGTACCGGCTCAACCCGCAGGAGTACCTGACCTCCACGGCATGCCGCCGCAACCTGGCCGGGGACGTCTGTGCCATCATGCGGTGGGTCCCGCGCCGGTGGGATGGGGCGGGGGATCGGTTCGGCACCCTGGTGCTGGCAGAAAGACCGGCGGGGTCTGAGCCCCGGCTCTCTGCAGGGTCCACGCCTTCCTGGAGCAGTGGGGCCTCATCAACTACCAGGTGGACGCCGAGAGCCGGCCCACCCCCATGGGCCCCCCACCGACCTCCCACTTCCACGTCCTGGCCGATACGCCCTCAGGGCTGGTGCCGCTGCAGCCCAAGACGCCCCAGGTGGGTGCTCGGGGGGCGGCCGCTCCGCTCCCAGCCGCGTCccccctctgccttcccccGGTCCCCGCGGGGGCCGGGcgcggggtggggtgggggggtggggggatcgCACAGCTTCGATCCGTGCCTCAGGGCCGGCAGAGCGACGGCGACGCCAAGACGGGCCGCAAGAGCAAAGAGATCGAAGAGCTCGTCACCGAGACGGTGAAGGGGAAGCCGGAGCTGGTAGGCGGCTCCTTGGGGTCCGtgcccccgccgctgcccgaggaaggctccttccctcctccccctcgcGCCCCGCATGCCGCCCTGCCCCGGGGAGCAGGGACGCGGGGGGGACACCGTGACGAGACGGGGCACGAAGGCTTCtctgggatggggtgggggggcaacACCGGCGTCCTCGTGGCCTGTCCCCCGCGGCCGCATCCCCAGCGTCCCATCTCCTCCCCCGGCAGCAGACCTCAGCCTCGCAGCAGATGCTGAACTTCCCCGACAAGAGCAAGGAGAAGCCGGCCGACATGCAGAACTTCGGCCTCCGCACCGACATGTACACCAAGAAGAACGTCCCCTCCAAGGTGGGCaccccccccgtccccgtcgtccccgtcccccctgcccgccgccgctcACCCCTCTCCTCCCGCACCGCAGAGCAAAGCCGCTGCCAGCGCCACGCGGGAGTGGACGGAGCAGGagacgctgctgctgctggaggtgagAGGGGGGGGTCCACGGGGAGGGGAAAACGGGGCTGCCGGACCCCGCCGACACCCCCCTGCTCCGTCCCGCAGGCCCTGGAGATGTACAAGGACGACTGGAACAAGGTGTCGGAGCACGTGGGCAGCCGGACGCAGGACGAATGCATCCTGCACTTCCTGCGGCTGCCCATCGAGGACCCCTACCTGGAGGACTCGGAGGCGTCCCTGGGGCCGCTGGCGTACCAGCCCATCCCCTTCAGCCAGTCGGGCAACCCCGTCATGAGCACCGTCGCCTTCCTGGCCTCCGTCGTCGACCCCCGCGTCGCCTCTGCCGCCGCCAAGTCAGCTCTGGGTAACGCAGCCGCTCCcggcatggcacggcatggcacggcatggtgggggggggcacggctgagccctggggggggggggggggggggcgggatgTGAGTCCTGTAGGGAACCAGGCTGAGTCGTAGGAGGAGAGGGGCTGAGTCCTATGGCGAGACAGTGCAGGTCCTGTGGGGCTACAGGGAGAGGCCTACAGGGAGACGGGCTGAGTCCTATAGGGCATGCTATCGGGGGGCTGGCACGAGCCCCCCCCAAGGGATGGATGAGCAGTGCTGAGGACCAGGGCTGGCTCCGAGGGGTGCTGggctccccgctgcctgccccactGAGGGCCCCTGGCGCTGCCCCGCAGAGGAATTCTCCAAGATGAAGGAGGAGGTGCCCACGGCCTTGGTGGAAGCCCACGTCCGCAAGGTGGAGGAGGCGGCCAAGGTGACGGGCAAGGCCGACCCCGCGTTCGGGCTGGAGAGCAGCGGGATCGCCGGCACCACCTCCGACGAGCCAGAGCGGATAGGTGAGGCGGGGGCAGCGTGATGAGTTTGTCGGGCCTGGGGCGGGCAGCAGCGGGGACTGACCCTGCGCTTGCGTTCCCAGAGGAGAGCGGCACGGAGGAGGCGCGGGCCGAGGCGCAGCCGGcggaggagaagaaggaggcGAAGGTAGCGGctggcccggggagggggcgtgggggggccccagggagGGCGGCCAGTGCAGGGATTGGAGCGGCTGCCGGCCCGTTTCCCCCTGCCAGGAGCCCCGGGACGGCAccgccgaggaggaggaggcgaaGGAGAAACCTGGGGAGGCACccaagaaggaggaggagaaagggaaggaggtggAAGGCGAGAAGGAGCTGGACAAGGGTGATGGCGATGGCGCAGGTGAGGGGGGGGAcccggctgggctggggggcactgagcccccccccccgtcatGGCTCTGCCCCGCCAACACCGCCCACGTCCTGCCGCAGGGGAAccggagaaggagaaggaggcgaaGGAGGGGCCAGACGAGGCACCGAAGGAGCTGCCAGAGCCCGAGGCTGAGCGCAAGGCCAAGGTGGAGCGGGACATCGGTGAGGGGAACCTCTCcaccgccgccgctgccgccctggccgccgccgccgtgaAGGCCAAGGTGAGGGTTAGGGGCTGCGGCTgcgagggcgggggggggggcagcccgtGTACGGATGCTgagggggacacacacacacacacacacacaccgtccccccacgtccccccacAGCACCTGGCAGCAGTGGAGGAGCGTAAGATCAAGTCACTGGTGGCGCTGCTGGTGGAGACGCAGATGAAGAAGCTGGAGATCAAGCTGCGGCACTTCGAGGAGCTGGAGACCATCATGGACCGGGAGCGCGAGGCTGTGAGTGATGCAAGTGGTGATGGGGGACGGGGATAACCAGGCAGCTGCCCCCACTCCAGCATCCCCTGCTGACCCctcccccccggtgccccccccagctGGAGTACCAGcgccagcagctgctggcggACCGGCAGGCCTTCCACATGGAGCAGCTGAAGTATGCGGAGATGCGCGCCCGCCAGCAGCACTtccagcacctccagcagcagcagcagcagcagccgcccccgctgccgccgggggcccagcccctgcccaccgGTGCCCCCCTGGCCCCCGCCGCCCACCCGCTGGGCGCGCCACCCGCCCCCGCCATGGTGGCCCCCGCCGAGCCCGTGGGGCAGCCTCTGCCCGGGGCCCCCCCGCCGcagccgcccccgccgccgggcgcCCCGGCCGTCCCGCACGGTGAGTCTGGGGGTGCCAAGGGCTGGCAGGGGACGGGTGTTTGATCTCACCGCCGGGGTCTCGGTGCTGACACCCCCTGCCCCGGTTCCCCCCACAGCCCCGGCGCCGTTCCCCGGGCAGCAGCCGCCGTCCCAGAGCCTGGCTGGCAGCCTCGGTGGCAGCGGCCACCCCGCCGTGCCCGGTAATGCGCCCGCGGCCCTGCCCTTCGGATTGCCTCCATCCGCCATCCCATTTAGCATGGCTAACCCCCCCGCCGAGCCCCTCGGCGCCACTTTCCCCGCTAACCCGCCCGCCCTCCCGCTGCATGGGGCCCTCGCCAGCAGCATGCCGTccggggggctgcccccccccacccacccacccggCCTGGCCCTGCCGCACCTCGCGGGGGGCTCGGCCGCCGCGCACAGCCCCGCCATCGTGGCCGCCGTGCAGGGAAG
This window contains:
- the SMARCC2 gene encoding SWI/SNF complex subunit SMARCC2 isoform X1, which translates into the protein MAVRKKDGGPNVKYYEASDTVSQFDNVRLWLGKNYKKYIQAEPPTNKSLSSLVVQLLQFQEEVFGKHVSNAPLTKLPIKCFLDFKAGGALCHILAAAYKFKSDQGWRRFDFQNPSRMDRNVEMFMTIEKSLVQNNCLARPNIFLHQEIEPKLLSKLKDIVKRHQGTVTEDKSNASHVVCPVPGNLEEEEWVRPVMKRDKQVLLHWGYYPDSYDTWIPASEIEASVEDAPTPEKPRKVHAKWILDTDTFNEWMNEEDYEVTDEKSPVARRKKISAKTLTDEVNSPDSDRRDKKGGNYKKRKRSPSPSPTPEAKKKNAKKGPSTPYNKSKRGHREEEQEDLTKDMDEPSPVPNVEEVTLPKTVNTKKDSESAPVKGGTMTDLDEQEDESMETAGKDEEENGTGSKGEQAKNPDLHEDNVTEQTHHIIIPSYAAWFDYNSVHAIERRALPEFFNGKNKSKTPEIYLAYRNFMIDTYRLNPQEYLTSTACRRNLAGDVCAIMRVHAFLEQWGLINYQVDAESRPTPMGPPPTSHFHVLADTPSGLVPLQPKTPQGRQSDGDAKTGRKSKEIEELVTETVKGKPELQTSASQQMLNFPDKSKEKPADMQNFGLRTDMYTKKNVPSKSKAAASATREWTEQETLLLLEALEMYKDDWNKVSEHVGSRTQDECILHFLRLPIEDPYLEDSEASLGPLAYQPIPFSQSGNPVMSTVAFLASVVDPRVASAAAKSALEEFSKMKEEVPTALVEAHVRKVEEAAKVTGKADPAFGLESSGIAGTTSDEPERIEESGTEEARAEAQPAEEKKEAKEPRDGTAEEEEAKEKPGEAPKKEEEKGKEVEGEKELDKGDGDGAGEPEKEKEAKEGPDEAPKELPEPEAERKAKVERDIGEGNLSTAAAAALAAAAVKAKHLAAVEERKIKSLVALLVETQMKKLEIKLRHFEELETIMDREREALEYQRQQLLADRQAFHMEQLKYAEMRARQQHFQHLQQQQQQQPPPLPPGAQPLPTGAPLAPAAHPLGAPPAPAMVAPAEPVGQPLPGAPPPQPPPPPGAPAVPHAPAPFPGQQPPSQSLAGSLGGSGHPAVPGNAPAALPFGLPPSAIPFSMANPPAEPLGATFPANPPALPLHGALASSMPSGGLPPPTHPPGLALPHLAGGSAAAHSPAIVAAVQGSLLPNPGLLADQGPPLQTDPIAPSPSTATPVPPTQ
- the SMARCC2 gene encoding SWI/SNF complex subunit SMARCC2 isoform X2 yields the protein MAVRKKDGGPNVKYYEASDTVSQFDNVRLWLGKNYKKYIQAEPPTNKSLSSLVVQLLQFQEEVFGKHVSNAPLTKLPIKCFLDFKAGGALCHILAAAYKFKSDQGWRRFDFQNPSRMDRNVEMFMTIEKSLVQNNCLARPNIFLHQEIEPKLLSKLKDIVKRHQGTVTEDKSNASHVVCPVPGNLEEEEWVRPVMKRDKQVLLHWGYYPDSYDTWIPASEIEASVEDAPTPEKPRKVHAKWILDTDTFNEWMNEEDYEVTDEKSPVARRKKISAKTLTDEVNSPDSDRRDKKGGNYKKRKRSPSPSPTPEAKKKNAKKGPSTPYNKSKRGHREEEQEDLTKDMDEPSPVPNVEEVTLPKTVNTKKDSESAPVKGGTMTDLDEQEDESMETAGKDEEENGTGSKGEQAKNPDLHEDNVTEQTHHIIIPSYAAWFDYNSVHAIERRALPEFFNGKNKSKTPEIYLAYRNFMIDTYRLNPQEYLTSTACRRNLAGDVCAIMRVHAFLEQWGLINYQVDAESRPTPMGPPPTSHFHVLADTPSGLVPLQPKTPQGRQSDGDAKTGRKSKEIEELVTETVKGKPELTSASQQMLNFPDKSKEKPADMQNFGLRTDMYTKKNVPSKSKAAASATREWTEQETLLLLEALEMYKDDWNKVSEHVGSRTQDECILHFLRLPIEDPYLEDSEASLGPLAYQPIPFSQSGNPVMSTVAFLASVVDPRVASAAAKSALEEFSKMKEEVPTALVEAHVRKVEEAAKVTGKADPAFGLESSGIAGTTSDEPERIEESGTEEARAEAQPAEEKKEAKEPRDGTAEEEEAKEKPGEAPKKEEEKGKEVEGEKELDKGDGDGAGEPEKEKEAKEGPDEAPKELPEPEAERKAKVERDIGEGNLSTAAAAALAAAAVKAKHLAAVEERKIKSLVALLVETQMKKLEIKLRHFEELETIMDREREALEYQRQQLLADRQAFHMEQLKYAEMRARQQHFQHLQQQQQQQPPPLPPGAQPLPTGAPLAPAAHPLGAPPAPAMVAPAEPVGQPLPGAPPPQPPPPPGAPAVPHAPAPFPGQQPPSQSLAGSLGGSGHPAVPGNAPAALPFGLPPSAIPFSMANPPAEPLGATFPANPPALPLHGALASSMPSGGLPPPTHPPGLALPHLAGGSAAAHSPAIVAAVQGSLLPNPGLLADQGPPLQTDPIAPSPSTATPVPPTQ
- the SMARCC2 gene encoding SWI/SNF complex subunit SMARCC2 isoform X3 — encoded protein: MAVRKKDGGPNVKYYEASDTVSQFDNVRLWLGKNYKKYIQAEPPTNKSLSSLVVQLLQFQEEVFGKHVSNAPLTKLPIKCFLDFKAGGALCHILAAAYKFKSDQGWRRFDFQNPSRMDRNVEMFMTIEKSLVQNNCLARPNIFLHQEIEPKLLSKLKDIVKRHQGTVTEDKSNASHVVCPVPGNLEEEEWVRPVMKRDKQVLLHWGYYPDSYDTWIPASEIEASVEDAPTPEKPRKVHAKWILDTDTFNEWMNEEDYEVTDEKSPVARRKKISAKTLTDEVNSPDSDRRDKKGGNYKKRKRSPSPSPTPEAKKKNAKKGPSTPYNKSKRGHREEEQEDLTKDMDEPSPVPNVEEVTLPKTVNTKKDSESAPVKGGTMTDLDEQEDESMETAGKDEEENGTGSKGEQAKNPDLHEDNVTEQTHHIIIPSYAAWFDYNSVHAIERRALPEFFNGKNKSKTPEIYLAYRNFMIDTYRLNPQEYLTSTACRRNLAGDVCAIMRVHAFLEQWGLINYQVDAESRPTPMGPPPTSHFHVLADTPSGLVPLQPKTPQQTSASQQMLNFPDKSKEKPADMQNFGLRTDMYTKKNVPSKSKAAASATREWTEQETLLLLEALEMYKDDWNKVSEHVGSRTQDECILHFLRLPIEDPYLEDSEASLGPLAYQPIPFSQSGNPVMSTVAFLASVVDPRVASAAAKSALEEFSKMKEEVPTALVEAHVRKVEEAAKVTGKADPAFGLESSGIAGTTSDEPERIEESGTEEARAEAQPAEEKKEAKEPRDGTAEEEEAKEKPGEAPKKEEEKGKEVEGEKELDKGDGDGAGEPEKEKEAKEGPDEAPKELPEPEAERKAKVERDIGEGNLSTAAAAALAAAAVKAKHLAAVEERKIKSLVALLVETQMKKLEIKLRHFEELETIMDREREALEYQRQQLLADRQAFHMEQLKYAEMRARQQHFQHLQQQQQQQPPPLPPGAQPLPTGAPLAPAAHPLGAPPAPAMVAPAEPVGQPLPGAPPPQPPPPPGAPAVPHAPAPFPGQQPPSQSLAGSLGGSGHPAVPGNAPAALPFGLPPSAIPFSMANPPAEPLGATFPANPPALPLHGALASSMPSGGLPPPTHPPGLALPHLAGGSAAAHSPAIVAAVQGSLLPNPGLLADQGPPLQTDPIAPSPSTATPVPPTQ